In the Ciconia boyciana chromosome 23, ASM3463844v1, whole genome shotgun sequence genome, one interval contains:
- the BTG2 gene encoding protein BTG2 codes for MSQSQRRGGPRADMVPEIAAAVGFVSSLLRTRGCVSEQQLQVFSGALREALAEHYKHHWFPEKPFKGSGYRCIRINHKMDPIISKAASQIGLSLPQLYQLLPSELTLWVDPYEVSYRIGEDGSICVLYEATASKPVSSYGMLTCKNQMMLGRTSPSKNYIMTVSS; via the exons ATGAGCCAGAGCCAGCGCCGCGGCGGCCCGCGGGCCGACATGGTGCCCGAGATCGCCGCCGCCGTGGGCTTCGTCTCCAGCCTGTTGCGGACGCGGGGCTGCGTCAGcgagcagcagctgcaggtctTCAGCGGGGCGCTGCGGGAGGCGCTCGCAG AGCACTACAAACATCACTGGTTTCCTGAGAAACCGTTCAAAGGCTCTGGGTATCGCTGCATCCGGATCAATCACAAAATGGACCCCATTATCAGCAAGGCAGCTAGCCAGATCGGACTCAGCCTACCGCAGCTCTACCAGCTCCTGCCCAGCGAGCTCACGCTCTGGGTGGACCCCTACGAGGTCTCATACCGCATTGGTGAGGACGGCTCCATCTGTGTCTTATATGAAGCGACTGCCTCGAAACCTGTGAGCTCCTATGGGATGCTTACCTGTAAGAACCAGATGATGTTAGGTCGCACCAGTCCTTCCAAAAACTACATCATGACTGTCTCCAGCTAA